In the genome of Puntigrus tetrazona isolate hp1 chromosome 8, ASM1883169v1, whole genome shotgun sequence, the window aatataaaaatagggCAAAGCCTTAAAAGGctgattatatttagtttttattttctaataatagctatgcaattaaaaatagaacaaaaattataatgacGTGTAAaacaggtaacactttattctgatggtcccttatgaacattctgttactaaccagtctactaatactctactactAACACTCTATTGAAAGATGGTTGACATGTAGGTGTAAAGTTAGGTGAAGGTGTAAAGGGGGCACTACGAATACCAGGTTATGCCATTTGGACTAGTCAACTCACCCGCcatttttcaattattcatcAATAAAAGTGTCAAGGACCTTATTAACCAGTTCGTGGTTGTCTATATAGATAGCATTCGCATTCTAAGTCTGAGGCAGAACACGTCCTTTCGTTATAGCAGTGGAGGCTTCTGACGGCAGAATAACAGATCACAAGAACTTAGAATATATCAAAAGTGCTAAACATCTGAACCCACACCAAGCCCGCTGGTCTTTATTTTTCACTCGCTTCCAGTTCACAGTAACCTATAGACCCAGAAGTAAGTACAGTAAGGCCGATGCCATCTACAGGTGTTATGACAACCACGTTGAACATCTCTGGGACATTATGGAGTAGTTACAACGAGAACAACAACACAAACCACCCCCATCTCTTGTCAATTACAGTTACAGTAACTTGTTGGAAATTTTACgttaaatattacacaaaacaTACAACAAAACATATGACATGACACCCATATCTGGTAGCtacaaaatatgtgttttatgcaTAGACTAGTTAATAGATAAGTCTAATATAGCTTACTTTTCACATAGTCCATTACAGATCAACTAACATGTCTGGgaaaattttgaataaaaaaggaAGGCAATTTCAACTAAAAGGGCTTTTAATTGATCCATGCCCAGGACACCGCTGCATCATAATCTGTCCCTgtttagattatatatttgtgagaatatgcttatttatttctatctttATACAtgctgtcaccaagccagcagagggagcgcttacctctgggtgatctgcgatcactccctctgcaacttcctgttccaggactataaatactgcagcaagccactcacctgcaggttgcattgtttcgcctgtttctttgttagatcgctagtggattattgtttctggtttccctggttttgaccctgtctgtctttcggttttctgattgtttgctgcctgacctgaccttcgcctgtctctggattttgtttttgcctcACCTCTTATACACCTGTTTGCCCTGTTAGAcacctgcctgttttgaccatgtcttcaattaataaaagcctgcatatggatccgcacgcctcagacccctcattcgtgacacatgctttgctttttgttttacagccAGAGTAGACCGTTTTTGTCACCAAATTCTGTCGCCAAAATTACTTGTCACCTGCATACTGTAGATGAAATAACTTATATTGTATGCTTTATTACATTGGCTGCATATCTGATCTGCTGTCCCACCCCTAGATTATGAAGTGAATAACTGTTACTTTATGTGTTGTTTGTAGGATCAGTAGTTCTTAAGGATTGTATACATGATTTAAGCACCACATGCAAACCCTGCCCTTCAGGAACATTCATGAGTGAACCAAATGGCCTTCATAATTGTTTCACATGCAGAAACTGTGttaaaagtatgtatttttaatgtgttgtatattattatttaaccttatagaatttttcattttcttttgttactAACATATGTACGAATACATGTGCTCTTTAAAGGTCAAGGACTTTACATCTTGAGTAAATGCACTACAATACAAGACACTACCTGTGATATACTTGATGGATATTACTGCATTGATTACTCAAATTCACAGTGCAGTCATGCTCAAAAACACAGTGTTTGTAAATCAGgacaagaaacaaaaacaccagGTATTgtttcaaaatacttttttctccctctcttcagtgtttaaagtaatagttcacccaaaaaggtgattttataaatttatttcagAACATTCTATGTGTCTGCTTACAGGTACAAAAACTACAAATGCAGTATGTTCGGACTGCCCTCATGGTTTTTATTCTCCATCAGGTCTAAACTGCACCAAATGGACAGAGTAAgtcaaatattatttgtaattcctgcagtttttgcaattttatctgttaatatgtttatttgtttagttttttttcctcaggtgTTCAGCAAGGAATGAAATAGAAACAGAACATGGCAGTTCTGTTAAAGATGCCATATGTACACCGATAAGACGGAAAAGACATGGTCTCTTATTTGCAAtagttttaataacatttctCTGCATAAGTCTATACTTTGCCCCAAAGATCACAAGTAAGTACAAGCAGAATTCATctttgttttaccttttttttttattaaagaacaTGGATAGCAAATAACTAACcaaatgctacatttaaaaaactaattaaatttcttaacatatttttaacatgttgtatctttttttttattattgcccGTCCCCACATAAATCAAAAGACTTAAAAACATACTgaatgttttttgggtttttttgaaaatctaaaaatgcataagaTTTCACGtgaggtgtagggttggtgtagggcaaAAGCACATACAGTTTACACAGTATATAAACCATTACACCAATGAAGAGTCCCagtaaaccacaaataccaaagtgtgtgtgtgtgtgtgtttactgcacCTATATTCAgctcaaataataatttttttatgtttttaggttGTAAACTTAAAGTAAGtcctttcattttttcatataatgtcATGTGTAATTctgcatttatcaaaaatattatttgtaaaatacttACTACTATATTATACTTAACATGATTCattctttcaaaataattttgttatgaGTTCTTTTTGATTTCCTTGATATTGACTGATGATGATTGGTGTTACATAAAACAGAACCCTGTGCAAGAAACAAACCCTGGATATACAGCACAACCCACAAACAACACAACGTAAGAAGTAATCATTTTCCTCTGCGTAGTCATTCAGGAGAAAAAGTTATAATAAACCTAATCTATGTACATATTGTTTGTTTACAGGAAAGAAAACAGTGAGCAACAGATTGTTTCCCAAGAATCAGTTACACCACCTGCTGGTACTCTAGCAACCCTCTCATCATAGGAGCATGACATTACGTTCTTCTCCGTGTGCTGTGACCTTGACGTGGTGGAGAAGCTTGAAGTCCTTTGCTAGAGTATACATACATTTTGGACAAACTAACAACAGCAGGCTTTAACAGCATTAATCCCTGATTGATCCCTGGTTCTGTACATAAAACACAGTCAATATCATCACTGCAAAAAGTTAATAAGAAGCCTCATACAGACACagcagtttaaatgtaaaaaataggtCTCAATAGTGctaataaaagaatattatcACTGataattatcaatattgaaaatattttacagaataaGGCTAATGAGCAGCCTTTAGCTTtgttgaaggaatagttcacccaaaaatgaaaattacctcaTATTTTACTCAGctcaaagccatcctaggtgtatatgaatTTGTTCTTTCagagcttttaaaaaatgtatcctggctctttaAAGCTTGGTAATGCAGTGGATAGTGACCATTATATTGATGCTCTGTAAATTGgatatatccgcaagtactgcACCGTAAAACTAACCTGCCTTCATGGGATTTA includes:
- the LOC122350456 gene encoding tumor necrosis factor receptor superfamily member 14-like, giving the protein MGSFLQAVRYENDVCFISFFVLWTLLPSGKACGQSEYKSPAGECCPMCNIGSVVLKDCIHDLSTTCKPCPSGTFMSEPNGLHNCFTCRNCVKSQGLYILSKCTTIQDTTCDILDGYYCIDYSNSQCSHAQKHSVCKSGQETKTPGTKTTNAVCSDCPHGFYSPSGLNCTKWTECSARNEIETEHGSSVKDAICTPIRRKRHGLLFAIVLITFLCISLYFAPKITSCKLKNPVQETNPGYTAQPTNNTTKENSEQQIVSQESVTPPAGTLATLSS